Proteins from a genomic interval of Sporomusaceae bacterium:
- the fliD gene encoding flagellar filament capping protein FliD, producing MVMRTYGLSGSGMDIDQLVKDLMKARRSQYDSLYKTKTQMEWKKSDYVTVYNSINTFRSQTVFNYTLDSTLQAKTAASSSETVLTAKANADAADMTHSLVVSQLADGVKMTSTGAITTGANKDTIASQFGLAAGASFDIAIANGDLTKTITVNTDSTIYDLVGQINNAGVKVRANYDATLDRFFINTTNSGSAAEIDFAGSSADGMNFLLDNLKLPTVAHAGATGLTSNTAIGVGDPNATLASEFGMTGAFNIRIANGASTANIAIDTSVDTLNTVIGKLNAAGVNASAVYNAGADTFSLAAASGALDLTGSDAAAFDFFANKLNLSEKGQDAKFTLDGVSLTQTANTFTVSGVTYTLKSAGATTVNITSDIDKTVETVKSFVDSYNKVLSQLYGELEEPKYKSYLPLTSEEKAALKDSEVTEWEKYAKSGLLRNDSILRDAVYKMRADISTPVSGLSGKYTSAASIGITTGSYLENGKLYFDESKLRKALEEDPDALKNLFRTDGATAGADGIAVRLYDNLKVISDRLSQQAGVSASALYDTTSLLGKQINAYADRMTALNDRLEMEEKRYYAQFDAMEVALSKLNQQSSWLTSQLSGS from the coding sequence ATGGTTATGCGTACCTATGGCCTTAGCGGCTCCGGGATGGATATCGACCAGCTCGTCAAAGACCTCATGAAGGCGCGGCGCAGCCAATACGACAGCCTCTACAAAACAAAGACCCAGATGGAATGGAAGAAAAGTGACTACGTCACCGTCTATAACAGCATCAACACCTTCCGCAGCCAGACCGTCTTCAACTACACCCTCGACAGCACCCTGCAGGCCAAAACGGCCGCAAGCAGCAGCGAAACCGTCCTCACCGCCAAAGCCAACGCCGACGCCGCCGACATGACCCACAGCCTTGTCGTCAGCCAGCTGGCCGACGGCGTCAAAATGACCAGCACCGGCGCCATCACCACCGGCGCCAACAAAGACACCATCGCCAGCCAGTTCGGTCTCGCCGCCGGCGCCAGCTTCGACATCGCCATCGCCAACGGCGACCTCACCAAAACCATCACCGTCAACACCGACAGCACCATCTACGACCTTGTCGGCCAGATAAACAACGCCGGGGTAAAAGTGCGCGCCAACTACGACGCCACCCTCGACCGCTTCTTCATCAACACCACCAACAGCGGCTCCGCCGCCGAAATCGACTTCGCCGGCAGCTCCGCCGACGGCATGAACTTCCTCCTCGACAACCTTAAACTGCCCACCGTCGCCCACGCCGGCGCCACCGGCCTCACCAGCAACACCGCCATCGGCGTCGGCGACCCCAACGCCACCCTCGCCAGCGAATTCGGCATGACCGGCGCCTTCAACATCCGCATCGCCAACGGCGCCAGCACCGCCAACATCGCCATCGACACAAGCGTCGACACCCTCAACACCGTCATCGGCAAACTCAACGCCGCCGGCGTCAACGCCAGCGCCGTATACAACGCCGGCGCCGACACCTTCTCCCTTGCCGCCGCCAGCGGCGCCCTCGACCTCACCGGCAGCGACGCGGCGGCGTTCGACTTCTTCGCCAACAAACTCAACCTGTCCGAAAAAGGCCAGGACGCCAAATTCACCCTCGACGGCGTCAGCCTCACCCAAACAGCCAACACCTTCACCGTCTCCGGCGTCACCTACACCCTCAAATCAGCCGGCGCCACCACCGTAAACATCACCAGCGACATCGACAAAACGGTCGAAACCGTCAAATCCTTCGTCGACTCCTACAACAAAGTCCTCTCCCAGCTCTACGGAGAGCTGGAAGAACCCAAATACAAGAGCTACCTCCCGCTGACCAGCGAGGAAAAAGCGGCCCTCAAAGACAGCGAAGTCACCGAATGGGAAAAATACGCCAAAAGCGGCCTCCTTCGCAACGACAGCATCCTGCGTGACGCCGTCTACAAAATGCGCGCCGACATCTCCACGCCAGTCTCCGGCCTCAGCGGCAAATACACCAGCGCAGCCTCCATCGGCATAACCACCGGCAGCTACCTGGAGAACGGCAAACTTTACTTCGACGAAAGCAAACTGCGCAAAGCCCTCGAAGAAGACCCCGACGCCCTCAAAAACCTGTTCAGGACCGACGGGGCCACCGCCGGCGCAGACGGCATCGCCGTCCGCCTCTACGACAACCTCAAAGTCATCTCCGACCGGCTCAGCCAACAGGCCGGCGTCAGCGCCTCGGCCCTCTACGACACCACCAGCCTCCTCGGCAAACAGATCAACGCCTACGCCGACCGCATGACCGCCCTCAACGACCGCCTGGAGATGGAAGAAAAGCGCTACTACGCACAATTCGACGCAATGGAAGTAGCCCTGAGCAAACTCAACCAGCAAAGCTCCTGGCTGACCTCGCAGCTAAGCGGCTCATAA
- the fliS gene encoding flagellar export chaperone FliS yields MNAAVTANTYKNQQILTASPEELTLMLYNGAVRFANESIKALEKGNIEQANTASQRVQDIVREFMSTLDMQYEISKNLFALYEYIDYRLIQANIHKDAVQLTEARDLLVELRDTWIGAMKQTQLARAVGR; encoded by the coding sequence ATGAACGCTGCAGTTACCGCCAACACCTACAAGAACCAACAAATCCTCACCGCTTCTCCCGAAGAGCTCACCCTGATGCTCTACAACGGCGCCGTAAGATTCGCCAACGAAAGCATCAAGGCCCTGGAGAAGGGCAACATAGAGCAGGCCAACACCGCCAGCCAGCGGGTCCAGGACATCGTCCGCGAATTCATGTCCACCCTCGACATGCAGTACGAAATCTCTAAAAACCTTTTCGCCCTCTACGAATACATCGACTACCGCCTCATCCAGGCCAACATCCACAAAGACGCCGTCCAGCTAACCGAAGCCCGCGACCTCCTGGTCGAGCTGCGCGACACCTGGATCGGCGCCATGAAACAGACCCAACTGGCCCGCGCCGTAGGGCGCTAG
- the fliD gene encoding flagellar filament capping protein FliD, translated as MAGISGLNPYGTYNILYNRNTGRSSSGSTGSYGSEFQQLDALFSNLKLIANYTSGQVASQRSAYQTQIKEYAAEIKNLAGSAGSLRSLADTAGASRKISAVKEFAASFNNLAKTLSEADNLTAEGRGLLKTLKAAASVRENELKQIGIAYDSDSGELTVDEVKLKKAVETDYGKVQETLTGSSGLAASVDKTISAAVKEPVSEYLAAPTAQATDYTKLLGGNATAYYGAYSRGLLLDLLA; from the coding sequence ATGGCCGGCATCTCGGGCCTTAACCCCTACGGAACATACAACATCCTCTACAATCGCAACACCGGCAGAAGTTCATCCGGCTCAACCGGCAGTTACGGCAGCGAGTTCCAGCAGCTCGACGCCCTGTTCAGCAACCTCAAACTCATAGCCAACTACACCAGCGGCCAAGTCGCCTCCCAGCGGTCCGCCTACCAAACCCAGATCAAAGAATACGCCGCCGAAATCAAAAACCTTGCCGGCAGCGCCGGCAGCCTCCGGAGCCTTGCCGACACCGCCGGCGCCAGCCGGAAGATATCCGCAGTCAAAGAATTTGCCGCCAGCTTCAACAACCTCGCCAAAACCCTCAGCGAGGCCGACAACCTCACCGCCGAGGGCCGGGGGCTTCTCAAAACCCTCAAAGCCGCCGCCTCAGTCCGCGAAAACGAGCTCAAACAAATCGGCATCGCCTACGACAGCGACAGCGGCGAACTCACCGTCGACGAAGTAAAACTCAAAAAAGCCGTCGAAACCGACTACGGCAAAGTGCAGGAAACGCTCACCGGCAGCTCCGGCCTCGCCGCGTCCGTAGACAAGACAATCAGCGCCGCCGTCAAAGAACCGGTAAGCGAATACCTCGCCGCTCCCACCGCCCAAGCCACCGACTACACCAAGCTGCTCGGCGGGAACGCCACCGCCTACTACGGCGCCTACAGCCGGGGACTGCTGCTCGACCTCCTGGCTTAG
- a CDS encoding zinc-ribbon domain containing protein yields MAFEDKTLKCKDCGGDFIFTAGEQEFYAEKGFENEPARCRDCRDARRRGREGGDARAPREMHETVCAECGVTTQVPFKPRNDRPIYCRECFAAKKQS; encoded by the coding sequence ATGGCTTTCGAGGACAAGACCTTAAAGTGCAAAGACTGCGGGGGAGACTTCATCTTTACGGCTGGAGAGCAGGAATTCTACGCCGAAAAGGGCTTTGAAAACGAACCTGCCCGCTGCCGCGATTGCCGCGATGCACGCAGGCGCGGCCGGGAAGGCGGCGACGCCAGAGCCCCGCGGGAAATGCACGAAACCGTCTGTGCCGAGTGCGGCGTTACCACCCAGGTACCCTTCAAACCGCGTAACGACCGCCCCATATACTGCCGCGAGTGTTTTGCCGCCAAAAAACAAAGCTAA
- a CDS encoding basic amino acid ABC transporter substrate-binding protein yields MFKKPLSIALLTALAISLLLAGCGGQAPQQGKVLKIGTDAAFAPFEFQDEKSKEYVGFDIDLIKAIGKQMGLEVKVQGMGFDGLIPALEAGQIDAAVSGMTITDERKKKVNFSKPYYTSGLSLVVKQDNAALKEFKDLEGKRLAVQIGTTGADFAKKIKDAKVREFNTAPEAFLELKAGGVDAVINDLPVNEYYIAKSGSKDAKIVGKPLNSEDYGIATAKKNTELAQKIDKALDEIKKSGEYDKIYEKWFGRKPAQ; encoded by the coding sequence ATGTTCAAGAAACCGCTCTCCATCGCACTACTGACCGCACTCGCCATCTCCCTGCTCCTTGCCGGCTGCGGCGGACAGGCCCCCCAGCAGGGCAAAGTCCTCAAAATCGGCACCGACGCCGCCTTCGCGCCCTTCGAATTCCAGGACGAAAAAAGCAAAGAATACGTAGGCTTCGACATCGATCTCATCAAAGCCATCGGCAAACAAATGGGCTTGGAAGTCAAAGTGCAGGGCATGGGCTTCGACGGCCTCATCCCAGCCCTCGAAGCCGGCCAGATCGACGCCGCCGTATCCGGCATGACCATCACCGATGAACGCAAGAAAAAAGTCAACTTCTCCAAACCCTACTACACCTCCGGCCTCTCCCTCGTCGTCAAACAGGACAACGCCGCCCTGAAAGAATTCAAAGACCTCGAAGGCAAGCGCCTCGCCGTCCAAATAGGCACCACCGGCGCCGACTTCGCCAAAAAAATCAAAGACGCCAAAGTCCGCGAATTCAACACCGCCCCCGAAGCCTTCCTAGAGCTCAAAGCCGGCGGCGTCGACGCCGTCATCAACGACCTGCCTGTCAACGAATACTACATCGCTAAATCCGGCAGCAAAGACGCCAAAATCGTCGGCAAACCCCTCAACTCCGAAGACTACGGCATCGCCACCGCCAAGAAAAACACCGAACTGGCCCAGAAAATCGACAAAGCTCTCGACGAAATCAAAAAAAGCGGCGAATACGACAAAATCTACGAAAAATGGTTCGGCCGAAAACCCGCCCAATAA
- a CDS encoding autotransporter outer membrane beta-barrel domain-containing protein — protein MNKHQIVNINQPRSTPKIIALALCLAVLLACLVPPCPAGAETLAQIDAEIQTDKTLVRVAGQDAYNVYAGVTIGRLDRKIAILTAAGITTFASVGRYDNFYSFTGAYGVTDTKIDIVTTTAAMRLYRRGQSSVQETQSHLGSWWGGQYRGIQASRDEQAIPAAWGSDLNRIYVISVPAGTTLVGGIASPMEKNGEYRAGGAYQYYYRGAPNSWLVYALYAPDYLTSYAAAVTGAQKLGRSGLEDLAAHFGDLRRTAQTTAETGPWLRFYGGYTRQDGGDGEFGQKARGLHAGWENLIKGGAPGERDRWHIGAFLGQGTLNQSEVASGVKNDITNTYAGIYSHYRSQPDRPRSWYGAATLMYGRIRTANHVPGELGYGLNQSYGGHIFAAALENGLTFRRADGWTVEPQLALTYTRIMQNDFADDLGATVAVRRGRSVVGRLGVLARRTSEDKAGRKSGFWAQVSYQREFCGKNRIDAAGDIAVNGGGRNTVLLTLGGDREIGRRLSVRGEITKLLGDEHGYRGNLTLRCLL, from the coding sequence ATGAATAAACATCAAATTGTGAATATAAACCAACCGCGCTCCACCCCCAAAATCATCGCCCTCGCGCTCTGTCTGGCAGTCCTCCTCGCCTGCCTTGTCCCGCCCTGTCCGGCGGGCGCCGAAACGCTCGCCCAAATCGACGCCGAAATCCAAACCGACAAAACCCTCGTCCGCGTCGCCGGACAGGACGCCTACAACGTCTACGCCGGCGTCACCATCGGCCGGCTCGACCGCAAAATAGCCATCCTCACCGCCGCCGGCATCACCACCTTCGCCTCTGTCGGCCGCTACGACAACTTCTACTCCTTCACCGGCGCCTACGGCGTCACCGACACCAAAATCGACATCGTCACCACCACCGCCGCCATGCGCCTCTACCGGCGCGGCCAAAGCAGCGTCCAGGAAACGCAGTCCCACCTCGGCAGCTGGTGGGGCGGACAATACCGGGGCATCCAGGCCTCCCGCGACGAGCAGGCCATCCCGGCCGCCTGGGGCAGCGACCTTAACCGCATCTACGTCATCAGCGTCCCCGCCGGCACCACCCTCGTCGGCGGCATAGCCTCCCCCATGGAAAAAAACGGCGAATACCGGGCCGGCGGCGCCTACCAGTACTACTACCGGGGCGCCCCCAACAGCTGGCTCGTCTACGCCCTCTACGCCCCCGACTACCTGACAAGCTACGCCGCCGCCGTCACCGGCGCCCAAAAACTCGGGCGGAGCGGCCTCGAAGACCTTGCCGCCCACTTCGGCGACCTGCGCCGCACCGCCCAAACCACGGCCGAGACCGGCCCGTGGCTCAGGTTCTACGGCGGCTACACCCGCCAGGACGGCGGCGACGGCGAATTCGGCCAAAAGGCCCGCGGCCTGCACGCCGGCTGGGAAAACCTCATCAAAGGCGGCGCACCCGGCGAGCGCGACCGCTGGCACATCGGGGCCTTCCTCGGCCAGGGCACGCTCAACCAGAGCGAAGTCGCCAGCGGCGTCAAAAACGACATCACCAACACCTACGCCGGCATCTACTCCCACTACCGGTCACAGCCCGACCGGCCCCGCTCGTGGTACGGCGCCGCCACCCTCATGTACGGCCGCATCAGAACCGCCAACCACGTTCCCGGCGAACTCGGCTACGGCCTCAACCAGAGCTACGGCGGCCACATCTTTGCCGCCGCCCTCGAAAACGGCCTCACCTTCCGGCGCGCAGACGGCTGGACCGTCGAACCGCAGCTCGCGCTCACCTACACCCGCATCATGCAAAACGACTTCGCCGACGACCTCGGCGCCACCGTTGCCGTCAGGCGCGGCCGGTCCGTCGTCGGCCGCCTGGGCGTGCTCGCCCGCCGGACAAGCGAAGACAAGGCCGGCCGAAAGAGCGGCTTCTGGGCCCAGGTGAGCTACCAGCGCGAATTCTGCGGCAAAAACCGCATCGACGCCGCCGGCGACATTGCCGTAAACGGCGGGGGCCGCAACACCGTCCTCCTCACCCTCGGCGGCGACCGGGAGATTGGCCGCCGCCTCAGCGTCCGCGGCGAAATCACCAAACTCCTCGGCGACGAGCACGGCTACCGCGGCAACCTCACCCTGCGCTGCCTCTTGTAA